A section of the Planctomycetaceae bacterium genome encodes:
- the ltrA gene encoding group II intron reverse transcriptase/maturase, with the protein MDFDPTTEDLEEEDNVPVNTTPDDPAWWSRKSTVRLPVKVAELRWKLYQKAKQEPKFRFYALYDRICRSDVLLAAWWIVLAKNKAPGVDGVTCGDIMDGPGGAAQYLSDLEESLRTKTYRPDRVKRVYIPKPDGRKRPLGIPTMRDRIVQTAALLVLEPIFEADFLDTSFGFRPGRKAADALAAIRGHLSQGYRSVYDADLKGYFDTIPHDNLIRALRMRITDRSVLNLIRMWLDCETVETDDEGRTHFSRSSTGTPQGGVISPLLSNVYLHWFEYAFHRPDGPAHWAKAKIVRYADDFVILARWQGDRLRNWIEQLLEGRFRLTINREKTRIVNLNTVGSSLDFLGYTFRYDRDLKGRAHRYLNVFPSRKAQAKAREAIRVLTGPKQCFKPVTRMIAEINRWQTGWTNYFGYGYPRVAFRALHSYIVEKLTHHLRRRSQRAYRPPAGQTFYAHVHGLGLRRP; encoded by the coding sequence TTGGATTTCGATCCCACTACGGAAGATCTGGAAGAGGAAGACAATGTTCCCGTGAACACGACGCCGGACGATCCTGCGTGGTGGTCCCGCAAGAGCACGGTCCGCCTGCCGGTGAAAGTTGCCGAGCTGCGGTGGAAGCTATATCAGAAGGCCAAACAGGAACCGAAATTTCGATTTTACGCGTTGTACGACCGGATCTGCCGATCCGACGTCCTGCTGGCCGCATGGTGGATTGTTCTGGCGAAGAACAAGGCGCCGGGTGTTGATGGGGTGACGTGCGGGGACATCATGGATGGCCCCGGTGGCGCTGCACAGTACCTGAGCGACCTCGAAGAATCGCTGCGAACAAAGACCTACCGGCCTGACCGCGTGAAGCGTGTGTACATTCCGAAACCGGATGGCCGGAAACGGCCTCTGGGGATTCCGACGATGCGTGACCGGATCGTCCAGACGGCGGCTCTGCTGGTTCTCGAACCGATCTTTGAGGCCGACTTTCTGGATACGTCCTTCGGGTTCCGTCCCGGCCGCAAGGCCGCCGACGCCCTGGCGGCAATCCGCGGACACCTGTCGCAGGGATATCGGTCTGTGTATGACGCGGATCTGAAAGGCTACTTCGACACGATCCCGCACGACAATCTGATTCGGGCTCTCAGGATGCGCATCACCGATCGCTCGGTGCTGAACCTGATCCGGATGTGGCTGGACTGCGAGACGGTCGAGACGGATGACGAAGGCCGCACGCACTTCAGTCGGTCCAGTACCGGGACGCCGCAGGGTGGAGTCATCTCTCCTCTGCTGTCGAACGTGTATCTGCACTGGTTCGAATATGCGTTCCATCGGCCGGACGGCCCGGCGCACTGGGCAAAGGCGAAGATCGTCCGCTATGCGGACGACTTCGTGATCCTGGCTCGGTGGCAGGGTGACCGACTGCGTAACTGGATCGAACAGTTGCTGGAAGGTCGTTTCCGCCTGACGATCAATCGAGAGAAGACTCGAATTGTGAATCTGAATACCGTTGGCAGTTCACTGGACTTCCTTGGCTATACCTTCCGCTACGACCGGGATCTGAAGGGCCGCGCTCATCGCTACCTGAACGTCTTCCCGAGCCGCAAGGCTCAGGCGAAGGCCCGTGAGGCGATCCGCGTCCTGACAGGTCCGAAGCAGTGCTTCAAGCCGGTCACGCGGATGATTGCCGAGATCAACCGGTGGCAGACGGGCTGGACCAACTATTTCGGGTACGGTTACCCGCGGGTGGCGTTCCGTGCTCTCCACAGTTACATCGTGGAGAAACTGACCCACCACCTGCGACGACGAAGCCAGCGAGCCTACCGCCCTCCGGCAGGCCAGACCTTCTATGCTCACGTCCATGGCCTCGGCCTGCGACGTCCGTGA